In the genome of Mixta calida, the window TGAAAAGGCGAGGGGCGTACATAAATACGGTTTCGGGAAGGGCGCTTCCCTGCATGTTTAAACTTTTGACGGCTCAACGTTGTGGAGATTTCAGGAGGTTACTCATGGCATTTAAAACTCTTTCCCTTTTCCCTGATGTCACCGACAGCCTGTTTTCCGATCGCTTTAACCGTATCGATCGGCTGTTCAGCCAGTTAACCGGCGATGCGCCGCTCAGCACCACGCCAGCCTGCGACATTAAACGGCTGGATGAAAGCCACTATGCTATTACGCTCAGCGTGCCGGGCTGGAAAGAGAGCGAGCTGGAGATCAGCGCAACGGGCGGGCAGCTGACCGTCAGCGGCAAACGCGCGGAAGAACAGAGCCAGCAGGATGAAAAAAGCGGATGGCTGCATCGCGGCATCAGCCGTCATAACTTCAGCGTCAGCTACGCGCTGCCACAGCATGTGAAGGTAGAGCGCGCGCGGCTGGAGAACGGCCTGCTGGAAATCGCGCTTTATCAGGAGATCCCGGAAAGCGAGAAACCGCGCAAAATCGCTATTGAAAGCCAGCAGCGCGTCATTGAACACAATGCTTAATGACTGCATTCCCTACCCCGGCGCCGCCGGGGTTTTTTATGGCCTCAGCGCCTGCATCCGTTCCAGCTCCCTGGCGTCGTGACTGCAAAACAGAGTGATATTGTTCTGTTGGTTGAGCGATAGCGCACGCAGCCGCTGCTGATTTTCGCGGCGCGCGGCGTTGTCCGCCGCCATCATCCATTGATAAAAGCGCAGCCCCGGCGTGCATTGACGCTCCTGCTGATACATTTCGCCGCGATAGAACCAGGCATCACCGCCGTGCAACAGCCAGCCGTCGCGCTGCTGGATCGCCACGCCCGCATGACCCGGCGTATGGCCCGGCAGCGGGACCAGCAGAATTTCCGGTGGCAGCCCGTTTAGCGCGCTGACGGCGGAAAAGCCCTGCCAGGTATCGCCCTGCGCCTGGTAAGACTGCCAGTGCGCCTGCGCAGGCCACTGCGCGGGGCGATAGCGACGCTGTTGCAGCCAGCTGTCGCGGTGGCGAATGGTTTCCAGCTCCTGCTGCATGACATGCACCTGCGCGTGCGGAAAATCGGTCAGCCCGCCGGCGTGATCGAAATCGAGATGGGTTAAGACGATATGCCGTACATCCTGCGCCTGAAAACCGAGACGCTGCACCTGAGCCAGCGCGCTGAGTTCCGGGCGGCGCTGAATGTTGTTGAACAGGCGGAAGAAGGTCGCAATACGTGAATCGTGACGGCGCAGATCCTGTTCGCCAAAGCCGGTATCCACCAGCACCAACCCGTCACGATCGGTTTCGATCAGTAAGCAGTGGCAAACCAGATGGGCATGCAGCCCTTTGCTGAAACCGTCAAATAGCGCGCCGCCAAAAGGACACATAGAACCACAGCTCAGGTGGTGTACCCGCATAGCCTTCCTCCTCAAGGTTAAAAGGTAAGTGTGGGCGGTAATCGGCCTGCAAGCCAGACGGCAACTTTCGGAACAATCGGGCGCCCATGAGGCGCGCTTTCGTCCCGCTGCGCCTGTTGATCGCCTGAATCGTTTCTAAACTTACCTTCTCATGGGCCGCGTCAGCGGCCCGCACTGATGAAACGCAACGCGTAACCGGAGGTCCTGTGAAAGCTCTTGTCTGGCATGGCGTCGGCGACATTCGCCTCGACGATGTTCCTGAACCCCGCATTGAAACCCCGGACGACGCGATAGTCAGGCTGACCGCTTCGGCTATCTGCGGCACCGATTTGCACTTTATCCGCGGTACCTTCAGCAATATGCGTCAGGGCACCATCCTGGGTCATGAAGGGGTAGGAATTGTGGAAGCGCTGGGCGATAACGTCCGCAACTTCGATATCGGCGATCGGGTAGTCGTCTGCTCCACCGTCTCCTGCGGCTACTGTCCTCCCTGCCGCGAAGGCAATACCGCCCAGTGCGATAACGCCAATCCCAACGGCCCGGAAGCGGGCACCTGTTTCTTCGGCGGACCGGAAGCCACCGGCCCGGTCAACGGCCTGCAGGCGGAAAAGGCGCGCATCCCTTTCGCCTCTAATACGCTGATAAAAGTGCCGCCTGAGGTGAGCGACGATCAGGCCATTCTGATCAGCGATATCTTTCCTACCGCCTGGTTCGGCGCCGAGCTGGCCGATATTGAGCGCGGCGATATCGTAACGGTTTTCGGTGCCGGGCCGGTCGGACAGTTCGCCGTCGCCAGCGCGCTGCTGATGGGCGCGTCGCGCGTTATCGCCATCGACTGCCATGAGGATCGGTTAGCGATGGCGCGCCGTCAGGGCGCTTTTACCATCAACTTTGATAAAGAAGATCCCGTCGCCACGATTAAGAAGCTGACCGGGGGCGTCGGCGCTGACTGCGCGATAGATGCCGTAGGCGTCGACAGCCAGCATGCCCACAGCGGCCCGGCGGCGGCGCAGGCCAATGAAGAGGCGGATAAGTTCCGTCAGGAAGTGGCGCAGGTGGCGCCGCAAAACG includes:
- a CDS encoding zinc-dependent alcohol dehydrogenase; its protein translation is MKALVWHGVGDIRLDDVPEPRIETPDDAIVRLTASAICGTDLHFIRGTFSNMRQGTILGHEGVGIVEALGDNVRNFDIGDRVVVCSTVSCGYCPPCREGNTAQCDNANPNGPEAGTCFFGGPEATGPVNGLQAEKARIPFASNTLIKVPPEVSDDQAILISDIFPTAWFGAELADIERGDIVTVFGAGPVGQFAVASALLMGASRVIAIDCHEDRLAMARRQGAFTINFDKEDPVATIKKLTGGVGADCAIDAVGVDSQHAHSGPAAAQANEEADKFRQEVAQVAPQNAEHQHVDDGNWVPGDAPTQALEWAIASLKKAGTLSIIGVYPPEAETFPIGMAMNKNLTMRMGNCNHHTIIPQLLELVRMGAIDPVDVLTQVEPLSDVVSAYRSFDKREAGWIKTELLPQS
- a CDS encoding Hsp20 family protein, producing MAFKTLSLFPDVTDSLFSDRFNRIDRLFSQLTGDAPLSTTPACDIKRLDESHYAITLSVPGWKESELEISATGGQLTVSGKRAEEQSQQDEKSGWLHRGISRHNFSVSYALPQHVKVERARLENGLLEIALYQEIPESEKPRKIAIESQQRVIEHNA
- a CDS encoding MBL fold metallo-hydrolase, which produces MRVHHLSCGSMCPFGGALFDGFSKGLHAHLVCHCLLIETDRDGLVLVDTGFGEQDLRRHDSRIATFFRLFNNIQRRPELSALAQVQRLGFQAQDVRHIVLTHLDFDHAGGLTDFPHAQVHVMQQELETIRHRDSWLQQRRYRPAQWPAQAHWQSYQAQGDTWQGFSAVSALNGLPPEILLVPLPGHTPGHAGVAIQQRDGWLLHGGDAWFYRGEMYQQERQCTPGLRFYQWMMAADNAARRENQQRLRALSLNQQNNITLFCSHDARELERMQALRP